The following are from one region of the Cloacibacterium normanense genome:
- a CDS encoding helix-turn-helix domain-containing protein, which yields MNNQLFDLVENTSRNIFLTGKAGTGKTTFLNNFVKKTRKKHIVVAPTGIAAINAGGVTIHSMFGFPLRTFIPTLERINENLAMNIPDLMQHFKYRKDKLKLLREVEVIIVDEVSMLRADVLDMMDFSLRHIRRNQEKFGGVQMLFIGDLYQLPPVVRDENEYIMKQFYASPFFFDAFVLKNTNLLTVELTEVFRQKDEDFLEILNEIRDGNLSREHYEKLHERYIPEFEPKEEAYVYLTSHNRIADDINTKKLNELGGKTYQFKAKIVGDFKESQFPNEEVLELKVGAQVMFIRNDATQEKKYFNGKLAEVVDLSADEIWVRIDGDDEDYKLKKENWEQKKYSLDAEKNIEEEVLGSFEQYPIRLAWAVTIHKSQGLTFDRLIVDAGKSFASGQVYVALSRCRTLEGIVLKSKISSDVIFSDRRVAEFQDATHANDRLEEILHAEKYDYSIRKVLRYLDISWTKESLETWNKASKESKFVDKEKTQNLYYLIKKSVENLTDIYLKFEKIIWQKTKKFIQNQENWQEIESKAEGAVNFFFGKVKEEVFKPFKDFYAETKGVKGMKQYNDDTRTFLDDLEEYLNDLKNVHLLEKPLFDQKNDEKISVKVVKIPTQNITFQLFEEGKSIGEIAKERGILVQTVFGHLGKFVENGQLEIERIIAKEYIQDFEIFYKTKFIENPEQYESLNELKRELPHMEFHELRVLRDYFKNNS from the coding sequence ATGAATAACCAACTTTTTGACCTTGTAGAAAACACTTCACGAAATATTTTCCTCACAGGGAAAGCAGGAACTGGTAAAACCACTTTTCTGAATAATTTCGTTAAAAAAACACGTAAAAAACACATTGTAGTAGCGCCAACTGGTATTGCTGCTATCAATGCTGGTGGCGTAACCATTCATTCTATGTTCGGGTTTCCTCTCAGAACTTTTATCCCAACTTTAGAACGAATTAATGAAAATCTGGCGATGAATATTCCAGATTTAATGCAGCATTTTAAGTACAGAAAAGATAAACTAAAATTGCTCAGAGAAGTAGAAGTCATCATTGTAGATGAGGTTTCTATGCTAAGAGCAGATGTACTGGATATGATGGATTTTTCGCTGCGCCATATTCGCAGGAATCAAGAAAAATTCGGAGGTGTTCAGATGCTTTTTATTGGGGATTTGTACCAACTTCCGCCTGTTGTGAGAGACGAAAATGAATACATCATGAAGCAATTTTATGCTTCGCCATTTTTTTTCGACGCTTTTGTTTTAAAAAACACCAATCTTCTCACGGTAGAACTGACTGAAGTTTTCAGGCAAAAAGATGAAGATTTTCTTGAAATTTTAAATGAAATAAGAGACGGAAATCTTTCACGAGAACATTACGAAAAGCTTCACGAAAGATACATTCCAGAATTTGAACCAAAAGAGGAAGCCTACGTTTATCTCACTTCTCATAATAGAATTGCAGATGATATTAATACAAAAAAACTCAATGAATTAGGAGGGAAAACGTATCAGTTTAAAGCTAAAATTGTTGGTGATTTTAAGGAATCTCAATTTCCAAATGAAGAAGTTCTAGAGCTCAAAGTAGGCGCGCAAGTCATGTTCATCAGAAATGATGCTACTCAAGAAAAAAAATATTTCAACGGAAAATTAGCAGAAGTGGTGGACTTGTCTGCAGATGAAATTTGGGTAAGAATAGATGGTGATGATGAAGATTATAAACTGAAAAAAGAAAACTGGGAACAGAAAAAATACTCTCTCGATGCAGAAAAAAACATAGAAGAAGAAGTATTGGGAAGTTTCGAGCAATATCCTATTCGTTTGGCTTGGGCGGTGACGATTCATAAATCTCAGGGGCTTACTTTTGATCGATTAATTGTAGATGCTGGGAAATCTTTCGCTTCTGGTCAGGTTTACGTGGCGCTTTCGCGTTGTAGAACTTTAGAAGGAATTGTTTTGAAATCTAAAATTTCTAGCGATGTGATTTTCAGCGACAGAAGAGTGGCGGAATTTCAGGATGCTACTCATGCAAATGACCGATTAGAAGAAATTTTGCATGCCGAAAAATACGATTACAGCATCAGAAAAGTGCTTCGTTATTTAGATATTTCTTGGACTAAAGAATCTTTGGAAACTTGGAATAAAGCTTCTAAAGAAAGCAAATTTGTAGACAAAGAAAAAACGCAGAATTTATATTATCTCATCAAAAAATCGGTGGAAAATCTCACGGATATTTACTTGAAATTTGAAAAAATCATTTGGCAAAAAACCAAAAAATTCATTCAAAATCAAGAAAATTGGCAAGAAATAGAATCTAAAGCTGAAGGTGCAGTTAATTTCTTTTTTGGGAAGGTAAAAGAAGAGGTTTTCAAACCTTTTAAAGATTTTTACGCAGAAACCAAAGGTGTAAAAGGAATGAAACAATACAATGATGACACCAGAACTTTTCTAGACGATTTAGAAGAATATCTCAATGATTTAAAAAACGTACATTTGTTAGAAAAACCACTTTTTGACCAAAAAAACGACGAAAAAATTTCGGTAAAAGTAGTTAAAATTCCTACCCAAAATATTACGTTTCAACTCTTCGAAGAGGGTAAATCTATTGGCGAAATTGCAAAAGAGAGAGGCATTTTGGTGCAAACTGTTTTTGGGCATTTAGGGAAATTTGTAGAAAATGGACAATTAGAAATAGAAAGAATTATTGCCAAAGAATATATACAAGATTTTGAGATTTTCTACAAAACTAAATTCATAGAGAATCCAGAACAATATGAAAGCCTTAATGAATTAAAACGCGAATTGCCTCATATGGAATTTCACGAATTAAGGGTTTTGAGAGATTATTTTAAAAATAATAGTTAG
- the proC gene encoding pyrroline-5-carboxylate reductase → MKIAILGAGNMGVAFSRSFLKYELVKPHHLQLIIRGEKKVGKIKKEFPEVQISNFEEANVEDADLIVVSVKPQDFQYVADNLPFQLKDHQMVLSIMAGVKIEKIQKALNHKNVVRAMPNSPTLIGMGITGYTAAEGITFNQILQIERLLNSTGRAVYLEEEDLLDSVTALSGSGPAYFYYFVDAMIKAGTKMGINENLSKLFVKQTMVGAYHLINNSDKNLDELIKEVASKGGTTEAALKVFNENSLKEIVENGIFAAENRAKELNG, encoded by the coding sequence ATGAAAATTGCCATTTTAGGAGCCGGAAACATGGGAGTAGCTTTTTCTCGTTCATTTTTAAAATATGAATTGGTGAAACCTCATCATTTACAATTGATTATAAGAGGCGAAAAAAAAGTTGGGAAAATAAAAAAAGAGTTTCCCGAAGTGCAAATTTCTAATTTTGAAGAAGCTAATGTAGAAGATGCAGATTTAATTGTTGTTTCGGTGAAACCGCAAGATTTTCAGTATGTTGCGGATAATCTTCCGTTTCAGTTAAAAGACCATCAAATGGTACTTTCTATAATGGCAGGTGTAAAAATTGAAAAAATTCAAAAAGCTTTGAATCATAAAAATGTAGTGAGAGCAATGCCAAATTCTCCTACTTTAATTGGAATGGGAATTACGGGTTACACCGCTGCAGAAGGCATTACATTTAACCAAATTTTACAAATTGAAAGATTGCTCAACAGTACTGGTAGAGCTGTTTATCTGGAAGAAGAAGATTTGCTAGATTCTGTTACAGCGCTCAGCGGAAGCGGTCCTGCTTATTTCTATTATTTTGTAGATGCAATGATAAAAGCAGGTACAAAAATGGGAATTAACGAAAATCTTTCGAAGCTTTTTGTGAAACAAACCATGGTTGGCGCTTATCACCTCATCAATAATTCTGATAAAAATCTAGACGAATTGATAAAAGAAGTTGCCTCAAAAGGCGGAACTACAGAAGCAGCTCTAAAAGTTTTTAATGAAAATTCATTAAAAGAAATTGTAGAAAACGGAATCTTTGCTGCCGAAAATCGTGCTAAAGAATTGAATGGGTAA
- a CDS encoding ABC-F family ATP-binding cassette domain-containing protein, whose protein sequence is MNYVSAENLTKSYGIKTLFKNISFHINEGDKIAIVAKNGTGKSTLLKIILGKEIADSGEVVINKDVQVVLFDQEIEFDSQLSVEEFMMTLDSKPIQALKNYHQSLHSTDQKFIEKALAEMEIHKAWDLETEMKQILSQLKITNLEAKMGTLSGGQIKRVALAKLLTETRAEHRHVLLIMDEPTNHLDVEMVEWLENYLSKAMITLLLVTHDRYFLDSVCDTVWEMEDQNLYVHNGSYATYLENKMIREDNLNATIDKANNLYRKELEWMRRQPKARTTKSKSRIDAFYDTEKVAKTNTKKQSLELDFEMKRLGKKILELKNINKSYGDLVLLKDFSYSFQRGEKVGIVGKNGAGKSTLLNIIQGLEPKNSGEIETGETIKFGYFSQKGLQYNEEERVIDFIKNISENFPLANGRTISASQFLRIFLFDDQTQYSPISKLSGGEKRRLHLMYVLYQNPNFLIFDEPTNDLDLPTLTVLENFLQNFAGCLIIVSHDRYFMDRIVDHVLAFEGDGKIKDFVGIFSEYRASSEVRGTSSEPKKETTQTNSNDFKQNQTPSNSTKKKLSFKEQRELETIEKEMPELEKKRAEILEKLNNEADYEKIAALSADLEKISEQLEEHEMRWLELQEMMS, encoded by the coding sequence ATGAACTACGTTTCCGCAGAAAATCTGACCAAATCTTACGGCATCAAAACGCTTTTTAAGAATATTTCTTTCCACATCAATGAAGGAGACAAAATTGCGATTGTCGCCAAAAACGGCACTGGAAAATCCACCCTTCTTAAAATTATTTTGGGTAAAGAAATTGCAGATTCTGGCGAAGTAGTGATTAATAAAGATGTTCAGGTAGTTTTATTCGACCAAGAAATTGAGTTTGACTCTCAACTTTCTGTGGAAGAATTCATGATGACACTAGATTCTAAGCCTATTCAAGCGCTTAAAAACTATCATCAGTCGCTTCATTCTACTGACCAAAAATTCATAGAGAAAGCTTTGGCAGAAATGGAAATTCACAAAGCTTGGGATTTAGAAACCGAAATGAAACAAATTCTTTCGCAACTAAAAATCACCAATTTAGAGGCGAAAATGGGAACGCTTTCTGGAGGACAAATCAAAAGAGTTGCCCTTGCAAAACTCCTTACCGAAACCAGAGCAGAACATAGACACGTCTTGCTGATTATGGACGAACCTACCAATCACCTAGACGTAGAAATGGTAGAATGGTTAGAAAATTACCTTTCTAAAGCCATGATTACGTTGCTTTTGGTAACGCACGACCGTTATTTTCTGGATTCTGTCTGCGACACCGTTTGGGAAATGGAAGACCAAAATCTGTATGTTCATAACGGAAGTTATGCGACTTATCTGGAAAACAAAATGATTCGTGAAGATAATTTGAACGCTACGATTGACAAAGCCAACAACCTTTACCGAAAAGAATTAGAATGGATGCGCCGTCAACCAAAAGCGAGAACCACCAAATCAAAATCTAGAATTGATGCGTTCTACGACACCGAAAAAGTTGCGAAAACCAATACCAAAAAGCAATCTCTGGAACTCGATTTTGAGATGAAAAGATTGGGAAAAAAGATTTTGGAACTCAAAAATATTAATAAAAGTTATGGAGATTTGGTTTTGCTCAAAGATTTTTCATATTCATTTCAACGAGGCGAAAAAGTAGGAATTGTAGGAAAAAACGGAGCAGGAAAATCTACACTTCTCAATATTATTCAAGGTTTAGAACCCAAAAATTCTGGCGAAATAGAAACGGGAGAAACTATAAAATTTGGTTATTTTTCGCAAAAAGGGCTGCAATATAATGAAGAAGAAAGAGTGATTGATTTTATCAAAAATATTTCTGAAAATTTCCCTTTAGCCAACGGAAGAACCATTTCTGCATCGCAGTTTTTAAGAATTTTCTTGTTTGACGACCAAACGCAATATTCGCCGATTTCTAAACTTTCTGGTGGCGAAAAACGAAGATTGCACTTAATGTATGTGTTGTATCAAAATCCTAACTTCTTGATTTTTGATGAACCTACCAATGATTTAGACTTGCCAACATTGACGGTTTTGGAAAACTTTTTACAGAATTTCGCAGGTTGTCTCATCATTGTTTCTCACGACCGTTATTTTATGGATAGAATTGTAGACCATGTTTTGGCGTTTGAAGGTGATGGAAAAATCAAAGATTTTGTAGGGATTTTTTCGGAATATCGAGCGAGTTCTGAGGTACGAGGTACGAGTTCCGAGCCCAAAAAAGAAACTACTCAAACAAATTCAAATGATTTCAAACAGAATCAAACTCCTTCAAACTCAACCAAGAAAAAATTAAGTTTCAAAGAACAACGCGAACTGGAAACCATAGAAAAAGAAATGCCAGAATTAGAAAAAAAGCGTGCCGAAATTTTAGAAAAACTTAATAATGAAGCTGATTATGAGAAGATTGCAGCACTTTCTGCCGATTTAGAAAAAATTTCTGAACAACTAGAAGAACACGAAATGCGCTGGTTAGAATTGCAAGAAATGATGAGCTAA
- a CDS encoding HopJ type III effector protein produces the protein MIIEQLKNTPEELVFSNVIAYIDEHYEFTPTKFTNGNTVNEANQNNGSCKVFSFAKMNQLSPKETLLLFSEFYREDVLKNSEGTDHQNIRNFMKFGWEGIVFEGEALKKK, from the coding sequence ATGATAATAGAACAATTAAAAAACACACCAGAAGAATTGGTTTTCAGCAACGTAATTGCTTATATAGATGAACATTACGAATTCACACCCACCAAATTCACCAATGGAAATACGGTAAACGAAGCCAATCAAAATAATGGCTCTTGCAAGGTTTTCAGTTTTGCTAAAATGAACCAACTTTCTCCAAAAGAGACGCTTTTATTATTTAGCGAGTTTTACAGAGAAGATGTTTTGAAAAATTCAGAAGGAACAGACCATCAAAATATTAGAAATTTCATGAAATTTGGCTGGGAAGGAATTGTTTTCGAAGGAGAAGCTTTGAAGAAAAAATAA
- a CDS encoding GH25 family lysozyme, protein MSKTNPKSTKRKKIHKTRRKNYLFRRYILLGILGLTLLGTGLYLRDKVAFYYAMYFEKFAHKNLKNSEEETARINKIVTEYNDKIFGFDISHYQHKRDIKWDSLTIANGSIPLEFVIMRATMGNRKKDKHFDDFWELAKENNLTRGAYHFYRADEDPILQANNFLESVNLESGDLRPVLDIERIPRRKSKEKLIEDLKVWCKIIEEKYGEKPIIYTYYHYYKDYLRGEFDDYPLWLANYNDVLVPSEEDSWKMWQFTEKGIVKGINVKVDLNIYNGNSWSFSELKLD, encoded by the coding sequence ATGTCAAAAACCAATCCAAAATCTACCAAAAGAAAAAAAATCCATAAAACCAGACGAAAAAATTATCTTTTTCGCCGATATATTTTGTTGGGCATTTTAGGATTGACCTTGCTCGGAACTGGGCTTTACCTCAGAGACAAAGTGGCATTTTATTACGCCATGTATTTTGAGAAATTTGCACATAAAAACTTAAAAAATTCAGAAGAAGAAACCGCTAGAATCAATAAAATAGTCACTGAATATAATGACAAAATTTTCGGTTTCGATATTTCTCATTATCAGCACAAACGAGACATAAAATGGGACAGCCTTACCATTGCAAATGGTTCTATCCCGTTAGAATTTGTGATTATGAGAGCGACTATGGGAAACCGAAAAAAGGATAAACATTTTGATGATTTTTGGGAATTAGCCAAAGAAAATAATCTTACAAGAGGTGCTTATCATTTTTATCGTGCAGACGAAGACCCTATTTTACAAGCCAATAATTTCTTAGAAAGTGTAAATCTAGAAAGCGGAGATTTACGACCTGTTTTAGACATCGAAAGAATTCCCAGAAGAAAATCTAAGGAAAAACTGATAGAAGACCTGAAGGTTTGGTGTAAAATTATAGAAGAAAAATACGGTGAAAAACCCATTATTTATACTTATTACCATTATTACAAAGATTATTTGCGAGGCGAGTTTGACGATTATCCACTTTGGTTAGCCAATTACAATGATGTTTTAGTTCCTTCGGAAGAAGATTCATGGAAAATGTGGCAATTCACGGAAAAAGGCATCGTAAAAGGAATTAATGTAAAAGTAGACCTTAATATTTACAACGGAAACTCATGGAGTTTCAGCGAATTAAAACTTGATTAA